A DNA window from Anastrepha ludens isolate Willacy chromosome 6, idAnaLude1.1, whole genome shotgun sequence contains the following coding sequences:
- the LOC128867973 gene encoding serine protease inhibitor 42Dd-like isoform X1: MLMSFIRRPVHNALKTSAPVGNHQWRRGTNNKFAIAFTIALILSAHTTAANMPHRGQLSAQQDFARKSAQFAVNLFNFIYHKEPQNNIIYSPFSIQTCVSMARMGATGETAAELDRGLGLPLNNEAAIANTFHNILADYVNSPILKIANKIYIMDTYKVQQEFNEIATTKFFSSAENINFANSEGAANTINKWVESKTNNLIKDLIPPAALSGETRIVLVNAIHFKGEWKHQFPKEATRDDNFYLNEVDSVRVPMMNLKATFGFTYLHDLDASVLEMPYKDSDLSMLVILPSSRTGLATLHEKLKSFDLSEITQRLTPTKVMVKFPKFKAEFEIELKEALENLGMKRMFSRDAEFGKMLDSDERLQVSKVIHKAFIEVNEEGTEAAAATGVIIRKKRSVMSSEFHADHPFIYIIQKTFPEYKATSIPLFLGTVNTLNAVVTTEKHDEL, translated from the exons ATGTTGATGTCATTTATTAGACGCCCAGTACACAACGCATTGAAGACTTCCGCACCTGTTGGGAATCACCAGTGGAGACGTGGAACGAATAACAAATTTG CTATCGCCTTTACTATTGCATTGATactctctgcgcatacaacagCAGCGAATATGCCGCACCGTGGTCAATTGTCAGCGCAACAAGATTTCGCCCGTAAGTCGGCGCAGTTCGCGGTTAACctcttcaattttatttaccaCAAGGAAccccaaaataatataatatactcACCCTTCTCGATACAAACATGTGTGAGCATGGCTCGCATGGGCGCCACCGGTGAAACAGCTGCAGAACTCGATCGCGGACTGGGTTTGCCATTGAACAACGAGGCAGCTATTGCCAATACCTTCCACAACATCTTGGCTGATTATGTTAATAGTCCAATTTTAAAGATTGCCAACAAAATTTACATCATGGACACCTATAAAGTGCAACAGGAATTCAATGAAATTGCAACGACTAAATTTTTCTCCTCAGCGGAAAACATTAACTTTGCGAATAGCGAAGGTGCAGCGAACACAATTAATAAGTGGGTTGAATCCAAGACCAACAACTTAATTAAAGATCTCATTCCGCCGGCTGCTTTGAGTGGTGAAACACGTATTGTGTTGGTCAATGCAATTCACTTCAAGGGTGAATGGAAGCATCAGTTCCCGAAGGAGGCAACACGTGATGATAATTTCTATTTGAATGAAGTTGATTCGGTGCGAGTGCCAATGATGAATTTAAAAGCAACTTTCGGTTTTACCTATCTGCATGATTTGGATGCCTCAGTATTGGAAATGCCCTACAAGGACTCCGATCTATCTATGTTGGTAATTTTGCCAAGCTCACGCACGGGATTGGCTACTCTGCATGAGAAACTGAAGAGCTTTGATCTATCTGAGATCACTCAACGCTTAACCCCAACGAAAGTCATGGTGAAGTTCCCGAAATTCAAAGCCGAATTTGAAATCGAGTTAAAAGAGGCTTTGGAAAAT CTTGGTATGAAACGCATGTTCAGTAGAGATGCAGAATTCGGTAAAATGCTCGACTCCGATGAGCGATTACAGGTATCAAAAGTGATACACAAGGCCTTCATTGAGGTTAACGAAGAAGGCACTGAGGCAGCGGCGGCCACTG GCGTCATTATACGTAAAAAACGGAGTGTTATGTCCTCGGAATTTCATGCCGACCATCCattcatatatattatacaaaagaCTTTTCCCGAATATAAAGCTACATCGATACCACTATTCTTGGGTACAGTGAACACCTTAAATGCCGTAGTCACAACCGAAAAGCATGACGAATTGTGA
- the LOC128867973 gene encoding serine protease inhibitor 42Dd-like isoform X6, translated as MLMSFIRRPVHNALKTSAPVGNHQWRRGTNNKFAIAFTIALILSAHTTAANMPHRGQLSAQQDFARKSAQFAVNLFNFIYHKEPQNNIIYSPFSIQTCVSMARMGATGETAAELDRGLGLPLNNEAAIANTFHNILADYVNSPILKIANKIYIMDTYKVQQEFNEIATTKFFSSAENINFANSEGAANTINKWVESKTNNLIKDLIPPAALSGETRIVLVNAIHFKGEWKHQFPKEATRDDNFYLNEVDSVRVPMMNLKATFGFTYLHDLDASVLEMPYKDSDLSMLVILPSSRTGLATLHEKLKSFDLSEITQRLTPTKVMVKFPKFKAEFEIELKEALENLGMKRMFSRDAEFGKMLDSDERLQVSKVIHKAFIEVNEEGTEAAAATGMILGRSLPLLPPAEFTVDRPFIFIIYSDIAEISLFTGQINKP; from the exons ATGTTGATGTCATTTATTAGACGCCCAGTACACAACGCATTGAAGACTTCCGCACCTGTTGGGAATCACCAGTGGAGACGTGGAACGAATAACAAATTTG CTATCGCCTTTACTATTGCATTGATactctctgcgcatacaacagCAGCGAATATGCCGCACCGTGGTCAATTGTCAGCGCAACAAGATTTCGCCCGTAAGTCGGCGCAGTTCGCGGTTAACctcttcaattttatttaccaCAAGGAAccccaaaataatataatatactcACCCTTCTCGATACAAACATGTGTGAGCATGGCTCGCATGGGCGCCACCGGTGAAACAGCTGCAGAACTCGATCGCGGACTGGGTTTGCCATTGAACAACGAGGCAGCTATTGCCAATACCTTCCACAACATCTTGGCTGATTATGTTAATAGTCCAATTTTAAAGATTGCCAACAAAATTTACATCATGGACACCTATAAAGTGCAACAGGAATTCAATGAAATTGCAACGACTAAATTTTTCTCCTCAGCGGAAAACATTAACTTTGCGAATAGCGAAGGTGCAGCGAACACAATTAATAAGTGGGTTGAATCCAAGACCAACAACTTAATTAAAGATCTCATTCCGCCGGCTGCTTTGAGTGGTGAAACACGTATTGTGTTGGTCAATGCAATTCACTTCAAGGGTGAATGGAAGCATCAGTTCCCGAAGGAGGCAACACGTGATGATAATTTCTATTTGAATGAAGTTGATTCGGTGCGAGTGCCAATGATGAATTTAAAAGCAACTTTCGGTTTTACCTATCTGCATGATTTGGATGCCTCAGTATTGGAAATGCCCTACAAGGACTCCGATCTATCTATGTTGGTAATTTTGCCAAGCTCACGCACGGGATTGGCTACTCTGCATGAGAAACTGAAGAGCTTTGATCTATCTGAGATCACTCAACGCTTAACCCCAACGAAAGTCATGGTGAAGTTCCCGAAATTCAAAGCCGAATTTGAAATCGAGTTAAAAGAGGCTTTGGAAAAT CTTGGTATGAAACGCATGTTCAGTAGAGATGCAGAATTCGGTAAAATGCTCGACTCCGATGAGCGATTACAGGTATCAAAAGTGATACACAAGGCCTTCATTGAGGTTAACGAAGAAGGCACTGAGGCAGCGGCGGCCACTG gtATGATTTTGGGAAGGTCTTTACCACTACTTCCACCGGCAGAGTTCACAGTAGATCgtccatttatttttatcatataCAGTGACATTGCCGAAATTTCGCTTTTTACTGGACAAATTAATAAGCCGTAG
- the LOC128867973 gene encoding serine protease inhibitor 42Dd-like isoform X2, with translation MLMSFIRRPVHNALKTSAPVGNHQWRRGTNNKFAIAFTIALILSAHTTAANMPHRGQLSAQQDFARKSAQFAVNLFNFIYHKEPQNNIIYSPFSIQTCVSMARMGATGETAAELDRGLGLPLNNEAAIANTFHNILADYVNSPILKIANKIYIMDTYKVQQEFNEIATTKFFSSAENINFANSEGAANTINKWVESKTNNLIKDLIPPAALSGETRIVLVNAIHFKGEWKHQFPKEATRDDNFYLNEVDSVRVPMMNLKATFGFTYLHDLDASVLEMPYKDSDLSMLVILPSSRTGLATLHEKLKSFDLSEITQRLTPTKVMVKFPKFKAEFEIELKEALENLGMKRMFSRDAEFGKMLDSDERLQVSKVIHKAFIEVNEEGTEAAAATAVIMNRITSLGGGEDYYRPFIADRPFFYAVINSKQNLLFAGQVAKKSA, from the exons ATGTTGATGTCATTTATTAGACGCCCAGTACACAACGCATTGAAGACTTCCGCACCTGTTGGGAATCACCAGTGGAGACGTGGAACGAATAACAAATTTG CTATCGCCTTTACTATTGCATTGATactctctgcgcatacaacagCAGCGAATATGCCGCACCGTGGTCAATTGTCAGCGCAACAAGATTTCGCCCGTAAGTCGGCGCAGTTCGCGGTTAACctcttcaattttatttaccaCAAGGAAccccaaaataatataatatactcACCCTTCTCGATACAAACATGTGTGAGCATGGCTCGCATGGGCGCCACCGGTGAAACAGCTGCAGAACTCGATCGCGGACTGGGTTTGCCATTGAACAACGAGGCAGCTATTGCCAATACCTTCCACAACATCTTGGCTGATTATGTTAATAGTCCAATTTTAAAGATTGCCAACAAAATTTACATCATGGACACCTATAAAGTGCAACAGGAATTCAATGAAATTGCAACGACTAAATTTTTCTCCTCAGCGGAAAACATTAACTTTGCGAATAGCGAAGGTGCAGCGAACACAATTAATAAGTGGGTTGAATCCAAGACCAACAACTTAATTAAAGATCTCATTCCGCCGGCTGCTTTGAGTGGTGAAACACGTATTGTGTTGGTCAATGCAATTCACTTCAAGGGTGAATGGAAGCATCAGTTCCCGAAGGAGGCAACACGTGATGATAATTTCTATTTGAATGAAGTTGATTCGGTGCGAGTGCCAATGATGAATTTAAAAGCAACTTTCGGTTTTACCTATCTGCATGATTTGGATGCCTCAGTATTGGAAATGCCCTACAAGGACTCCGATCTATCTATGTTGGTAATTTTGCCAAGCTCACGCACGGGATTGGCTACTCTGCATGAGAAACTGAAGAGCTTTGATCTATCTGAGATCACTCAACGCTTAACCCCAACGAAAGTCATGGTGAAGTTCCCGAAATTCAAAGCCGAATTTGAAATCGAGTTAAAAGAGGCTTTGGAAAAT CTTGGTATGAAACGCATGTTCAGTAGAGATGCAGAATTCGGTAAAATGCTCGACTCCGATGAGCGATTACAGGTATCAAAAGTGATACACAAGGCCTTCATTGAGGTTAACGAAGAAGGCACTGAGGCAGCGGCGGCCACTG CTGTGATAATGAATAGAATCACATCGCTCGGTGGTGGTGAAGACTATTATCGCCCTTTTATCGCCGATAGACCATTTTTCTACGCAGttattaattcaaaacaaaatttgttatttgcTGGACAAGTTGCTAAGAAGAGCGCCTAG
- the LOC128867973 gene encoding serine protease inhibitor 42Dd-like isoform X3 translates to MLMSFIRRPVHNALKTSAPVGNHQWRRGTNNKFAIAFTIALILSAHTTAANMPHRGQLSAQQDFARKSAQFAVNLFNFIYHKEPQNNIIYSPFSIQTCVSMARMGATGETAAELDRGLGLPLNNEAAIANTFHNILADYVNSPILKIANKIYIMDTYKVQQEFNEIATTKFFSSAENINFANSEGAANTINKWVESKTNNLIKDLIPPAALSGETRIVLVNAIHFKGEWKHQFPKEATRDDNFYLNEVDSVRVPMMNLKATFGFTYLHDLDASVLEMPYKDSDLSMLVILPSSRTGLATLHEKLKSFDLSEITQRLTPTKVMVKFPKFKAEFEIELKEALENLGMKRMFSRDAEFGKMLDSDERLQVSKVIHKAFIEVNEEGTEAAAATAVIMNRIASLGGGGDYYRPFIADRPFFYAVINSKQNLLFAGQVAKKNA, encoded by the exons ATGTTGATGTCATTTATTAGACGCCCAGTACACAACGCATTGAAGACTTCCGCACCTGTTGGGAATCACCAGTGGAGACGTGGAACGAATAACAAATTTG CTATCGCCTTTACTATTGCATTGATactctctgcgcatacaacagCAGCGAATATGCCGCACCGTGGTCAATTGTCAGCGCAACAAGATTTCGCCCGTAAGTCGGCGCAGTTCGCGGTTAACctcttcaattttatttaccaCAAGGAAccccaaaataatataatatactcACCCTTCTCGATACAAACATGTGTGAGCATGGCTCGCATGGGCGCCACCGGTGAAACAGCTGCAGAACTCGATCGCGGACTGGGTTTGCCATTGAACAACGAGGCAGCTATTGCCAATACCTTCCACAACATCTTGGCTGATTATGTTAATAGTCCAATTTTAAAGATTGCCAACAAAATTTACATCATGGACACCTATAAAGTGCAACAGGAATTCAATGAAATTGCAACGACTAAATTTTTCTCCTCAGCGGAAAACATTAACTTTGCGAATAGCGAAGGTGCAGCGAACACAATTAATAAGTGGGTTGAATCCAAGACCAACAACTTAATTAAAGATCTCATTCCGCCGGCTGCTTTGAGTGGTGAAACACGTATTGTGTTGGTCAATGCAATTCACTTCAAGGGTGAATGGAAGCATCAGTTCCCGAAGGAGGCAACACGTGATGATAATTTCTATTTGAATGAAGTTGATTCGGTGCGAGTGCCAATGATGAATTTAAAAGCAACTTTCGGTTTTACCTATCTGCATGATTTGGATGCCTCAGTATTGGAAATGCCCTACAAGGACTCCGATCTATCTATGTTGGTAATTTTGCCAAGCTCACGCACGGGATTGGCTACTCTGCATGAGAAACTGAAGAGCTTTGATCTATCTGAGATCACTCAACGCTTAACCCCAACGAAAGTCATGGTGAAGTTCCCGAAATTCAAAGCCGAATTTGAAATCGAGTTAAAAGAGGCTTTGGAAAAT CTTGGTATGAAACGCATGTTCAGTAGAGATGCAGAATTCGGTAAAATGCTCGACTCCGATGAGCGATTACAGGTATCAAAAGTGATACACAAGGCCTTCATTGAGGTTAACGAAGAAGGCACTGAGGCAGCGGCGGCCACTG CTGTGATAATGAATAGAATCGCATCGCTTGGTGGTGGTGGAGACTACTATCGCCCTTTCATCGCCGATAGACCATTTTTCTACGCAGttattaattcaaaacaaaatttattattcgcTGGACAAGTTGCTAAAAAGAACGCCTAG
- the LOC128867973 gene encoding serine protease inhibitor 42Dd-like isoform X7 — MLMSFIRRPVHNALKTSAPVGNHQWRRGTNNKFAIAFTIALILSAHTTAANMPHRGQLSAQQDFARKSAQFAVNLFNFIYHKEPQNNIIYSPFSIQTCVSMARMGATGETAAELDRGLGLPLNNEAAIANTFHNILADYVNSPILKIANKIYIMDTYKVQQEFNEIATTKFFSSAENINFANSEGAANTINKWVESKTNNLIKDLIPPAALSGETRIVLVNAIHFKGEWKHQFPKEATRDDNFYLNEVDSVRVPMMNLKATFGFTYLHDLDASVLEMPYKDSDLSMLVILPSSRTGLATLHEKLKSFDLSEITQRLTPTKVMVKFPKFKAEFEIELKEALENLGMKRMFSRDAEFGKMLDSDERLQVSKVIHKAFIEVNEEGTEAAAATVLRIIGVGFRRRRFVADHPFVYILRSKKLGIVFMGQLINF, encoded by the exons ATGTTGATGTCATTTATTAGACGCCCAGTACACAACGCATTGAAGACTTCCGCACCTGTTGGGAATCACCAGTGGAGACGTGGAACGAATAACAAATTTG CTATCGCCTTTACTATTGCATTGATactctctgcgcatacaacagCAGCGAATATGCCGCACCGTGGTCAATTGTCAGCGCAACAAGATTTCGCCCGTAAGTCGGCGCAGTTCGCGGTTAACctcttcaattttatttaccaCAAGGAAccccaaaataatataatatactcACCCTTCTCGATACAAACATGTGTGAGCATGGCTCGCATGGGCGCCACCGGTGAAACAGCTGCAGAACTCGATCGCGGACTGGGTTTGCCATTGAACAACGAGGCAGCTATTGCCAATACCTTCCACAACATCTTGGCTGATTATGTTAATAGTCCAATTTTAAAGATTGCCAACAAAATTTACATCATGGACACCTATAAAGTGCAACAGGAATTCAATGAAATTGCAACGACTAAATTTTTCTCCTCAGCGGAAAACATTAACTTTGCGAATAGCGAAGGTGCAGCGAACACAATTAATAAGTGGGTTGAATCCAAGACCAACAACTTAATTAAAGATCTCATTCCGCCGGCTGCTTTGAGTGGTGAAACACGTATTGTGTTGGTCAATGCAATTCACTTCAAGGGTGAATGGAAGCATCAGTTCCCGAAGGAGGCAACACGTGATGATAATTTCTATTTGAATGAAGTTGATTCGGTGCGAGTGCCAATGATGAATTTAAAAGCAACTTTCGGTTTTACCTATCTGCATGATTTGGATGCCTCAGTATTGGAAATGCCCTACAAGGACTCCGATCTATCTATGTTGGTAATTTTGCCAAGCTCACGCACGGGATTGGCTACTCTGCATGAGAAACTGAAGAGCTTTGATCTATCTGAGATCACTCAACGCTTAACCCCAACGAAAGTCATGGTGAAGTTCCCGAAATTCAAAGCCGAATTTGAAATCGAGTTAAAAGAGGCTTTGGAAAAT CTTGGTATGAAACGCATGTTCAGTAGAGATGCAGAATTCGGTAAAATGCTCGACTCCGATGAGCGATTACAGGTATCAAAAGTGATACACAAGGCCTTCATTGAGGTTAACGAAGAAGGCACTGAGGCAGCGGCGGCCACTG
- the LOC128867973 gene encoding serine protease inhibitor 42Dd-like isoform X8 translates to MFSTVNFVCAIAFTIALILSAHTTAANMPHRGQLSAQQDFARKSAQFAVNLFNFIYHKEPQNNIIYSPFSIQTCVSMARMGATGETAAELDRGLGLPLNNEAAIANTFHNILADYVNSPILKIANKIYIMDTYKVQQEFNEIATTKFFSSAENINFANSEGAANTINKWVESKTNNLIKDLIPPAALSGETRIVLVNAIHFKGEWKHQFPKEATRDDNFYLNEVDSVRVPMMNLKATFGFTYLHDLDASVLEMPYKDSDLSMLVILPSSRTGLATLHEKLKSFDLSEITQRLTPTKVMVKFPKFKAEFEIELKEALENLGMKRMFSRDAEFGKMLDSDERLQVSKVIHKAFIEVNEEGTEAAAATGVIIRKKRSVMSSEFHADHPFIYIIQKTFPEYKATSIPLFLGTVNTLNAVVTTEKHDEL, encoded by the exons atgttctcaaCAGTGAATTTCGTATGCG CTATCGCCTTTACTATTGCATTGATactctctgcgcatacaacagCAGCGAATATGCCGCACCGTGGTCAATTGTCAGCGCAACAAGATTTCGCCCGTAAGTCGGCGCAGTTCGCGGTTAACctcttcaattttatttaccaCAAGGAAccccaaaataatataatatactcACCCTTCTCGATACAAACATGTGTGAGCATGGCTCGCATGGGCGCCACCGGTGAAACAGCTGCAGAACTCGATCGCGGACTGGGTTTGCCATTGAACAACGAGGCAGCTATTGCCAATACCTTCCACAACATCTTGGCTGATTATGTTAATAGTCCAATTTTAAAGATTGCCAACAAAATTTACATCATGGACACCTATAAAGTGCAACAGGAATTCAATGAAATTGCAACGACTAAATTTTTCTCCTCAGCGGAAAACATTAACTTTGCGAATAGCGAAGGTGCAGCGAACACAATTAATAAGTGGGTTGAATCCAAGACCAACAACTTAATTAAAGATCTCATTCCGCCGGCTGCTTTGAGTGGTGAAACACGTATTGTGTTGGTCAATGCAATTCACTTCAAGGGTGAATGGAAGCATCAGTTCCCGAAGGAGGCAACACGTGATGATAATTTCTATTTGAATGAAGTTGATTCGGTGCGAGTGCCAATGATGAATTTAAAAGCAACTTTCGGTTTTACCTATCTGCATGATTTGGATGCCTCAGTATTGGAAATGCCCTACAAGGACTCCGATCTATCTATGTTGGTAATTTTGCCAAGCTCACGCACGGGATTGGCTACTCTGCATGAGAAACTGAAGAGCTTTGATCTATCTGAGATCACTCAACGCTTAACCCCAACGAAAGTCATGGTGAAGTTCCCGAAATTCAAAGCCGAATTTGAAATCGAGTTAAAAGAGGCTTTGGAAAAT CTTGGTATGAAACGCATGTTCAGTAGAGATGCAGAATTCGGTAAAATGCTCGACTCCGATGAGCGATTACAGGTATCAAAAGTGATACACAAGGCCTTCATTGAGGTTAACGAAGAAGGCACTGAGGCAGCGGCGGCCACTG GCGTCATTATACGTAAAAAACGGAGTGTTATGTCCTCGGAATTTCATGCCGACCATCCattcatatatattatacaaaagaCTTTTCCCGAATATAAAGCTACATCGATACCACTATTCTTGGGTACAGTGAACACCTTAAATGCCGTAGTCACAACCGAAAAGCATGACGAATTGTGA
- the LOC128867973 gene encoding serine protease inhibitor 42Dd-like isoform X9, with translation MPHRGQLSAQQDFARKSAQFAVNLFNFIYHKEPQNNIIYSPFSIQTCVSMARMGATGETAAELDRGLGLPLNNEAAIANTFHNILADYVNSPILKIANKIYIMDTYKVQQEFNEIATTKFFSSAENINFANSEGAANTINKWVESKTNNLIKDLIPPAALSGETRIVLVNAIHFKGEWKHQFPKEATRDDNFYLNEVDSVRVPMMNLKATFGFTYLHDLDASVLEMPYKDSDLSMLVILPSSRTGLATLHEKLKSFDLSEITQRLTPTKVMVKFPKFKAEFEIELKEALENLGMKRMFSRDAEFGKMLDSDERLQVSKVIHKAFIEVNEEGTEAAAATGVIIRKKRSVMSSEFHADHPFIYIIQKTFPEYKATSIPLFLGTVNTLNAVVTTEKHDEL, from the exons ATGCCGCACCGTGGTCAATTGTCAGCGCAACAAGATTTCGCCCGTAAGTCGGCGCAGTTCGCGGTTAACctcttcaattttatttaccaCAAGGAAccccaaaataatataatatactcACCCTTCTCGATACAAACATGTGTGAGCATGGCTCGCATGGGCGCCACCGGTGAAACAGCTGCAGAACTCGATCGCGGACTGGGTTTGCCATTGAACAACGAGGCAGCTATTGCCAATACCTTCCACAACATCTTGGCTGATTATGTTAATAGTCCAATTTTAAAGATTGCCAACAAAATTTACATCATGGACACCTATAAAGTGCAACAGGAATTCAATGAAATTGCAACGACTAAATTTTTCTCCTCAGCGGAAAACATTAACTTTGCGAATAGCGAAGGTGCAGCGAACACAATTAATAAGTGGGTTGAATCCAAGACCAACAACTTAATTAAAGATCTCATTCCGCCGGCTGCTTTGAGTGGTGAAACACGTATTGTGTTGGTCAATGCAATTCACTTCAAGGGTGAATGGAAGCATCAGTTCCCGAAGGAGGCAACACGTGATGATAATTTCTATTTGAATGAAGTTGATTCGGTGCGAGTGCCAATGATGAATTTAAAAGCAACTTTCGGTTTTACCTATCTGCATGATTTGGATGCCTCAGTATTGGAAATGCCCTACAAGGACTCCGATCTATCTATGTTGGTAATTTTGCCAAGCTCACGCACGGGATTGGCTACTCTGCATGAGAAACTGAAGAGCTTTGATCTATCTGAGATCACTCAACGCTTAACCCCAACGAAAGTCATGGTGAAGTTCCCGAAATTCAAAGCCGAATTTGAAATCGAGTTAAAAGAGGCTTTGGAAAAT CTTGGTATGAAACGCATGTTCAGTAGAGATGCAGAATTCGGTAAAATGCTCGACTCCGATGAGCGATTACAGGTATCAAAAGTGATACACAAGGCCTTCATTGAGGTTAACGAAGAAGGCACTGAGGCAGCGGCGGCCACTG GCGTCATTATACGTAAAAAACGGAGTGTTATGTCCTCGGAATTTCATGCCGACCATCCattcatatatattatacaaaagaCTTTTCCCGAATATAAAGCTACATCGATACCACTATTCTTGGGTACAGTGAACACCTTAAATGCCGTAGTCACAACCGAAAAGCATGACGAATTGTGA